GGATTGATGGCGCTTGCGGCGATTCCCGTGGCCCTGTCGAAAAAATCCCCGCGCCATCCGGCATAGCCCGCCACCCTCCCCCTGCCCGGCCCCGGACAGCCGTCCGGCCTCCTGGTCCGGCCGATACGGTCGAGGCGCTCCGTGCGTCAGGCCGCCGTCCCATGCCGACAGGCGGCCGCGACCGCCGACATCCCCCCTGCCCCTCTCACGATCCCCCTTGATTCTTCTCCGCAGTCGCCCCCCCCACGCTGACCATAATATCCATTCCCAGCGTCTCGATCAGGCGCCCGACAGCCCCCGTCGCGGCCAGTCGCAAACCACGTTATGTTAAAGATAACATATCAATGTCATTGGATTTATTGGCCGCGAATCCTTGATTTGCCCTGCCGAAGCAGGCATATGTCAGTCACGACATATGGTGAAAGCGAAACCCTCCCGGGCGGCCTTACGGGCTGTGCGAAAGGAGTGGAGCGCGCGGAGGAAAGGTATGCGCCGTCAAGGAATGCGTGAGGTCGCCGTCGAAGATGCCGTGGGACTTGTCCTGTGCCACGACATCACCCGCATCGTGCCCGGCGAATTCAAAGGCCCGGCCTTCAAAAAAGGCCATGTGGTCACCCAAAACGACATCCATGAACTGCTGCGCGTGGGCAAGGAGCATCTGTATGTGCTCGATCCCATGCCCGGCTACCTGCACGAGGACGAGGCCGCCCGGCGCATCGCCACGGCCGTGGCCGGAGACAACCTGACGCTCACCCCGGCCTGCGAAGGCCGGGTGAATCTCTCCGCAAACGTCCAGGGACTTCTGGTCGTGGACCCGGACATCCTTTTTCAGGTCAACGCCCTGGGGGAGATCGCCCTGGCCAGCCTGCATACCCTTCAGGAGGTCCAGGCCGGCCAACTGGTGGCCGGAACCCGGGTCATCCCCCTTGTGATCGACGAGGAAAAGATTCGCCGCGTGGAGGAGGTCTGTGCGGACAAGACCGTGGTGACGGTGCGGCCCTTCAAATCCTGTCGGGTGGGCGTGGTCACCACCGGCAGCGAGGTCTACCACGGCCGCATCAAAGACGCCTTCGGACCGGTTTTGCGGAAAAAGTTCACCCGTCTGGGAAGCCATGTCATCGCCCAGCGCATCACCTCCGACGACGAGGCCATGACCGCCGCCGCCATCCGCGACCTGATCGACGACGGGGCAGACCTCATCGCGGTCACCGGAGGCATGTCCGTGGACCCCGACGACCGCACCCCTGCCGCCATCCGGGCCGCCGGGGGCAGGCAGGTGGTCTACGGCGCGCCCACCTTCCCCGGGGCCATGTTCCTTCTGGCCCATATCGGCGACGTGCCCGTCGTCGGCCTGCCGGGCTGCGTCATGTACCACCGGGCCAGCATCTTCGACCTGATCGTTCCCCGCATCCTGGCGGGCATCAAGGTCGCGGCCTCCGATGTGGCGGCCCTGGGACACGGCGGCTTCTGCGCCGCCTGCGCCGAATGCCGCTATCCCCACTGCGCCTTCGGGAAGGGATGAAAACACCAAACTTCCGGCCCACGCGGCCGGAGGCCATACGACAGACCGTGAACATGCCAAGGAGGCAGCTATGATTCAAAAAATGCTCATCGTGAACGGCGTGCAGAAAACCCTGGTGGTCGATGCCGACGCCACCCTGGCCGACGTGCTGCGCGAGCAGCTTTTGCTCACCGGCGTCAAGATCGGCTGCGGCCAGGGCCAGTGCGGCGCATGCAGCGTCATCCTGGACGGCAAGGTGGTGCGCTCCTGCATCACCAAGATCAAACGCGTGGCCGACGGAGCGAACGTCACCACCATCGAAGGCGTGGGCACCCCCGAGGCTCCGCACGCCCTGCAACTGGCCTGGATGGTACATGGCGCGGCCCAGTGCGGCTTCTGCTCCCCCGGCTTCATCGTCTCGGCCAAGGGCCTGCTTGACGAGAACAAAAGCCCCTCCCGCGAGGAGGTCCGCGACTGGTTCCAGAAGCACAAAAACGCCTGTCGCTGCACCGGCTACAAGCCCCTGGTGGACGCGGTCATGGACGCGGCCAAGGTGCTGCGCGGCGAGATGACCGCCGCCGAACTGGCCTTTAAGCTGCCCGAGGGCGCCCGGGCCTTCGGCTCCAAGCTGCCCCGGCCCTCGGCCCTGGCCAAGGTCACCGGAACCTGCGACTACGGCGCGGACCTGGGTCTGAAAATGCCCGAGGGAACCCTGCACATGGCCCTGGTCCAGTCCCCGGTGTCCCACGCCAACATCGTTTCCATCGACACCTCCGAGGCCCTGGCCATGCCCGGAGTGCACGCCGTTTTGACCCACGCAGACGTCAAGGGCAAAAACCGCATCACCGGCCTTATCACCTTCCCCACCAACAAGGGCGACGGCTGGGACCGCCCCATCCTGTGCGACACCAAGGTCTTCCAGTACGGCGACGCCGTGGCCATCGTGTGCGCCGAATCGGAAAAACTGGCCCGGGCCGCCGCCGAGAAGGTGAAGGTGGCCTACGAGGAACTGCCCGCCTACATGAGCGCGCCCGCGGCCATGGCCGAGGACGCCCTTGAGATCCATCCCGGCACCCCCAACGTCTACTACATCCAAAAAATCGCCAAGGGCCCGGAGACCGCGCCCATCTTCGAAAAGGCCGATGTGGTGGCCGAGGACGACTTCTACGTCGGCCGTCAGCCGCACATGCCCATCGAGCCGGACGTCGGATTCGCCTATGTGAATGATGAGGGCAAGCTGGTCATCCACTCCAAATCCATCGGCCTGCATCTGCATCTGTACATGATCGCCCCGGGCCTGGGCGTGGAGCCGGACAACCTGGTCCTGGTGCAAAACCCCACCGGCGGCACCTTCGGCTACAAGTTCAGCCCGACCATGGAGGCCCTTGTGGGCGTGGCGGCCCTGGCCACGGGCAAACCCGTGCACCTGCGCTACAACTACCAGCAGCAGATGGCCTACACCGGAAAGCGGTCGCCGTTTTTCATGAACGTGCGCTTCGCCGCCGACAAATCCGGCAAGCTTTTGGCCATGGAAAGCGACTGGACCGTGGATCACGGCCCCTATTCCGAGTTCGGCGACCTTCTGACCCTGCGCGGGGCCCAGTTCATCGGCGCGGGCTACGCCATCCCGGCCATCCGGGGCGAAGGCCGCACCGTCTGCACCAACCACGCCTGGGGTTCGGCCTTCCGGGGCTACGGTTCGCCGCAAAGCGAGTTCGCCTCGGAAGTGCTCATGGACGAACTGGCCGAGAAGCTCGGCATGGACCCCCTGGAACTGCGGTACAAAAACGCCTACCGCAAGGGCGACACCACCCCCACCGGCCAGGATCCCGAGGTCTACAGCCTGCCTGAGATGCTCGACACCATGCGGCCCAAGTATCAGGCCGCCCTGGCCAAGGCCAAGGCCAATTCCACGGCCGAGGTCAAACGCGGCGTAGGCCTGTCTTTGGGCGTCTACGGCGCGGGCCTGGACGGCCCGGACTCCTCCGAGGCCTGGATCGAGCTCAACGCCGACGGCGGCGTGACGGTCTATTCCTGCTGGGAGGACCACGGCCAGGGCGCGGATTCCGGGGCCCAGTGCACGGCCCACGAAGGCCTTTTGCCGCTTGGCGTCCCGCCCGAGAAGATCCGCCTGGTCATGAACGACACCAGCAAGGCCCCCAATAGCGGCCCGGCCGGGGGCAGCCGCTCCCAGGTCATGACCGGCAACGCCATCCGCGTGGGCTGCGAACTGCTCCTCAAGGCCATGCAGAAGCCCGGCGGCGGCTACCGCACCTATGACGAGATGGTGGCCGAGAAGCTGCCGCTTCGTTATAGCGGCAAGTGGACGGCCCCGGCCACGAACTGCGACGAAAACGGCCAGGGCAATCCCTTCTGCTGCTACATGTACGGCCTGTTTTTGGCCGAAGTGGCCGTGGAGATCGCCACGGGCAAGACCACGGTGGAAAAGATGACCCTGGTGGCCGATCTCGGCGCCCTGGCCAACAAGCTCGTGGTGGACGGCCAGATGTACGGCGGCCTGGCCCAGGGCATCGGTCTGGCCCTGACCGAAGACTACGAGGACATTAAAAAGCACTCCACCCTGGCGGGCGCGGGATTCCCGTTTATCAAGCAGATTCCCGACGACATGGAATTGATCTATGTGGAGTCCAAGCGTCCTGACGGTCCTTTCGGGGCTTCGGGATCGGGCGAACTGCCCCTGACCTGCCCCCATGCGGCCATCTCCAACGCCATCAAAAACGCCTGCGGCGTGCGCATCACCAAGCTGCCCGCGCTGCCGGAAAAGGTGCTGGCGGGCCTTACGGCCCTGGGCTAACATCGCACATGCGCCCGCCCGGCAGCCCCTAAAAAGGCCCCGGGCGGGAAACATCACGGGCCATCGGCCCACACGGCGAACGGGCGGGCGCAAGATGGCGTCCGCCCGTTTGGTCTCGGGGGGAATCCCGGGGGAAGGCCTCCGGCGGCCAAAGGGCCTCGTCCTTTGGAATCCCGTAACGATTTCGATAGGAACACATTTTTCATACGAAGACATCCGTATTTGTAAGGAACAGAAGGCGAGAGGCCCGGCATGGATCAAAACGAACTGCGTGGCTGGGAAGCCCGGTGCATCCAGGAAGAGCCGCCCGGCTGCCGGGCGGCGTGTCCGCTGCATGTGGACGTGCGGGCCTTCATGGAGGCCATGGCTGCAGGCAAAACCGCCGCCGCCCGGAAAATTCTGGAACGGACCATGCCCCTGCCCGGGGTTTTGGCCCGGCTCTGCGACCATCCCTGCGAGGCGGCCTGCCTGCGCCGCGATCTGGGCGGGGCCCTGGCCATCGGCGACCTGGAGCGGTTTTGCGTCGAAAACGCCCCGGCCGGAGGCAAACCCCTGGTGCTCCCGGCCAAAGGAAAGCGCGCTGCGGTCCTTGGCGCGGGACTGGCCGCCCTGACCGTGTCCAGCGAGCTCACGCGCAAGGGCTACGCCGTCACGGTCTTTTTCCCTGAATCCGCCCCGGGGGGGTGGCTGGGCCATGTCCCGGCGCACCTTCTGCCCCCGGACGTCCTGGCCGCCGAGGCGGCCATGCTGGCGCGCATGGGAGTGTCGTTTGCGCCGGGCACGGTCCTGTCGAAAGATTTCCTGGGAACGACCCGGGTGAACTACGACGCCGCGTTCGTGGAATACGGGGCCGGTTCCGACGGGACCGGGCCGGGGCTGTGTCCGGCGGATCGCACGGACGTGGACCCGGTGACGCTTGCGGCGGACGATCCTTCGGTATGCTTCGGCGGCTGGCCGCTGCCGGACGGGACACGCTCGCCCATGGCCTGCGCCGCCGACGGCCGCCGGGCCGCCGCCACCCTGGACCGCTTCATGAGCAACGTCTCGGCCACGGCCTCCCGGGAACGGGAGGGGGCCTCGGGCACCCGGCTCTTCACCCAGACCGCAGGCGTCGCCGCCGTCCCCCGGCTGCTCCCGGCCGATGCCGCCGCCGGGTTTTCCGCCGCCGAGGCCATGGCCGAGGCCGCCCGATGCCTGCGCTGCGAGTGTCTGGAATGCGTCAAGGTCTGCGCCTACCTGGAACGCTACAAGGGCTACCCCAAGACCTACGCCCGGCGTTTCTACAACAACGCGGCCATCGTCCAGGGCCATCATCAGGCCAACCGAATGATCAATTCCTGCAGCCTGTGCGGGCTGTGCGCCGAGGTCTGTCCCGAAGGCTTCGCTATGGCGGAGTTAAGCCTCCTGGCCCGGCGGGACATGGTGGCCAGGGGCAAGATGCCGCCCTCGGCCTTTGAATTCGCGCTCATGGACATGGCCCAAAGCGATTCCGCGGCCTGCGCCCTGGCCAAGCCCGGGCCCGGAGCCGCGACCTGCGGCCATGTCTTTTTCCCGGGCTGCCAGTTGGCCGGGGCTTCGCCGGGACTGACGCATGCGGCCTACGACTTTTTGCGCGGGGCGTTGCAAGGCGGCGTGGGCGTCATGCTCGGCTGTTGCGGCGTGCCCGGCCGGTGGGCCGGGCGCGAGGATCTGTTCGCCGCCTCCATGGCCCGCTTCCGCGCCGACTGGGAACGCCTGGGGCGGCCCCGGGTGGTCGCGGCCTGCGCCACCTGCCTGAAGACCTTCACCGAGGCCGCGCCGGACATCCCGGCCGTGTCCCTGTGGCAGGTGCTGGCCGAAGAGACCGGACTGCCGCCTGGCGCGGCAACGGCCCCTGAAGCGCAGACCCTGGCCGTCCACGACCCCTGTTCCTCCCGGCATGATCCGAAGACCCGGGCCGCCGTGCGCGAGCTTTTGTCCAGGCTCGGGGTCAAGGCCCTGGAGCCGCCCCTGACCGGACAATACACCGAGTGTTGCGGCTATGGGGGGCTTATGTGGAACGCCGATCCGGACATGGCCCGGACGGTAGCCGCACGCCGGGCCGGAGCCGCCCCCCAGGACTACGCCGTGTCCTGCGCCATGTGCCGGGACATGCTGTGGCGGGCGGGCAACCGGGCCGTACATCTGCTGGACCTGATCTTTCCCGGCGAGAGACCCGGCGGTCCCACGGTGGAGCAACCTGCCGGACTGTCGGCCAGACGCCGCAACCGGGCGGGGCTTAAACGCGACATCCTGCGCGCCGTTTATGGCGAGGAGGAGACGGGCATGGAAGAGACTGGCGGCGTCACCGTGACCATGGCCCCGGAGGTGCTGGCAAGGCTTGAGGAGCGGCGCATCCTGGACACGGACGTCCGGGCCGTGGTGGCCCGGGCCGAGGCCACGGGGGAGCGTTTCCTGGACAAGGCCACGGGGCGATTCTTAGCCTCGGCCCGGCTTTGCAACGTGACCTTCTGGGTGCTCTACGACAAAAACGACGGGGGCTGTACGGTGCATGACGCCTATTGCCACCGCATGGAGGTGCCCGGCGCCAGTATGGCGGCGGGCGGCGGGCCGGACGGCGGACCAAACGCCGGGCCACATGCCGGAACTGACGCGGCAGGCCCGCGAAAGGAGCGGCCATGAGCATGGAACCGGCCTATGCGCCCGACGCCGGAGACTGGACCTGCGGCCGGTGCGGCGGCCCCCTTCTCCAGTCCAAGGTGGAGGTGTCCTACCTCGGCAGCGTGTTTGCGGTGATCCTGCCCACCTGTCCGGCCTGCGGCCTGACGCTTGTGCCCAAGTCCCTGGCCGAGGGCAAGATGGCCGAGGTGGAGGCCCTTTTGGAGGACAAGTGACCTCGCCCTGTGCGACCCTTGCGCCTGTCGCGCCGACGGCCGCGCCGCTGTCCGGCCCCCTGTACCGGCGGGCGGATTTCCGGGCCGTGGCGGGCGACGCCCTGCGACCCGGGGGGCTTGGGCTCACGGCCCGGGGTCTGGACGCGGCCGGTTTCGCCCCCGGGGACATGGTGGCGGACGTGGGGTGCGGCCCCGGGGCCAGTGTGGAATTTTTGCGGCAGCGGGGACTTCGGGCCCTGGGCGTCGAGGCCGACCCCGGGTTCGCCGCCGAGGCCGCAGGCCGGGTTCCCGGGCGGGTGATCGTGGCCCGGGCCGGGGCCCTGCCCCTGCCGGACGGCGTGTTGGACGGCGCGCTGTGCGAATGCGCCCTGTCCGCCTTTGCCGATTCCCGGGCGGCCCTGGCTGAACTGACCCGCGTCCTGGCCCAGGGCGGACGCTTGGTGGTCGCCGACCTGTACCGCCGGGACGGTGCGGACGGCGATGGCCGGGCGGACGGCGCCTGCACGGCCGGGGCCATGACCCGTGAGGCGTTTTTGGCCGAATTGTCCCGGGCGGGACTTGCGCCCATCCTGTTCGAGGATCATTCCCGGCTTCTGGCCGAACTGGCCGGGCGGCTGCTTTTTGCCGGATGCGACGCGGCGGATCTGGCCCCGGCCCTGTCCGGCGGGGCTGGCGGATGCGCCTGCGGCGTCGGACCACGGCGACCCAGGCCGGGGTATTTCCTGTGTGTGGCCGTCAAGGAGGTTTCATGACGTCGTCGCTTGACATCGCGCCCCTGGTGGGACGCGGCTATTGTTGCAGCCAGGCCATGGCCCTGCTGGCCCTTGAGGCCATGGGCCGGGAGAATCCGGAACTGGTCCGGGCCATGTTCGGCCTGTGCCGGGGGTTGGCCCAGACCGGCGGAACCTGCGGCATCCTGACCGGAGGGTGTTGCGTGCTGGGGCTCTACGTGGCCAAGGGCGCGGATGAGGAAGAGGCCCACCCCATGGCCAACCCCGTGGTGGCCGAATTCGCGGACTGGTTCCGGGAAAAGACCGCCGTCTACGGCGGCGACACCTGTCCGGCCATCCTGGGCGAACACGACCCGCATGGCCCAAGCCCGGCCCATTGCGGAACGCTTTTGGCCGAGTCCTGGGACCATATCCTGGAGATCCTGACCGCCTACGGCATCGATCCGACCCTGCCGCGCGGGGAAGGATGAGGATGTGACCATGATTCCCGCCACGCGGCCTGTGGACCGGGAACCGGACACGGCCAGCGTGTGCCCGGTATGCCTGCGGCGGCTCGACGCCTGGCGCGTCGTCCGGGGCGACACCGTGTTTCTGGTCAAACGCTGCCCGGAGCACGGGGACTTTACGGCCCCGGTGTGGCGCGGCCAGCCGGATTTTTCCGCCTGGAAACGTCCCAAGCGGCCAAGCGCCCCGCGCCGGGCCTTTACCGCCGTGGACCGGGGCTGCCCCTTCGACTGCGGCCTGTGCCCGGAGCACGGCCAGCATACCTGCACGGCGCTCATCGAGGTCACCGCCCGCTGCGACCTGGGCTGCCCGGTGTGCTTCGCCTCGTCCGGCCCCGGAAACGCCACCGCAGACCCGCCGCTTTCCCGCATCGCCTTTCTGCTTGACCGGGTGGGCCAGGCCTCGGGGCGCTGCAATCTCCAGATCTCCGGCGGCGAACCGGCCCTGCGAAGCGACCTGCCCGCCATCGGGGAGATGGCCAAGGCCCGGGGCTTTCCCTTCGTGCAGCTCAACACCAACGGCCTGCGTCTGGCCGCCGATGCGGATTTCGCCCGGTCTCTGGCCGGGGGCGGTTTCGATTCGGTCTTTTTGCAGTTCGACGCGGTCACGGACGAGGCCTACCGGGCCTTGCGCGGCAGGCCGCTTTTCGACCTGAAAAAACGGGCCGTCGCGGCCGCCGTCCGGGCCGGTCTGGGCGTGGTGCTGGTGCCCACGGTCATCCCCGGGATCAACGACGGGGAACTGGGGGACATCGTGCGCCTGGCCCTGTCCTTCGGACCCGGCGTGCGCGGGGTGCACATCCAGCCCGCCGCCGCCTTTGGCCGCCATCCCTGGCCGGGGCGCGACGACCGCCGCCTGACCCTGCCCGAGGTCATGGCCGCCCTCGTCCGCCAGTCCCAGGGCCTTTTGCGCCTGGAAGACTTCCATCCCCCGGGCTGCGAACACTCCCTGTGCTCGTTTTCCGCCGTGTACCAGCGTACGCCTTCCGGCGGACTGACCCCGGCCCCAAAGGCTGGCGGCTGCTGCGACGCCGCCCCTGCCGCCGATCCCATCCTGGCCGAAGAGGGGGCGCGCCGGGCCAAGGCCTTCACTGCGAAACACTGGGCCGCGCCCGGGCCGGATGCTGCACCGGCCGCCCCTGTCGACGACTTCGACCGCTTCCTGGCCAAGGCGGCCACGGGCGGACGCTTCACCCTGTCGGGCATGGCCTTTATGGACGCCTGGACACTGGACCTGGAACGGGTCCGGGGCTGCTGCATCCACGAGGTCTCCCCCGAGGGCCTGCTTATCCCCTTTTGCCTCTACAACCTTTCGGCCTCGGACGGCCGGACCCTCTATCGGCCGCAACCCGGCGGACACGGACGGGCCGGGGCATGAGGCGCGATCCGCCTGCCGCGCGTTCTCCCCTGGATCCCTGGCTGGCCGCGCGCCTGGGACTTGCCGGGGAAGGCCCTTCCCCCCGGGACGTGGCGCAACACCACCTGGCCGCCTTGCAAGCCGCCTTCGCCCTGGCGCGGGACAAAAGCCCCTTCTACCGCGACAAGCTGGCCTCCCTGCCAAACGAGTTCCCCCGCAGACTTAAGGACATGGCCGACTGCCCCTGCACCCTTCCGGAGGAACTGGCCCGGGACCATCGCCCGTTTTTATGCGTCCCCCTGGGCGACATCGAGCACATGGTCACCCTGGCCACCTCCGGCACCAGCGGCCCGGCCA
Above is a genomic segment from Desulfolutivibrio sulfodismutans DSM 3696 containing:
- a CDS encoding molybdopterin-dependent aldehyde oxidoreductase, translated to MIQKMLIVNGVQKTLVVDADATLADVLREQLLLTGVKIGCGQGQCGACSVILDGKVVRSCITKIKRVADGANVTTIEGVGTPEAPHALQLAWMVHGAAQCGFCSPGFIVSAKGLLDENKSPSREEVRDWFQKHKNACRCTGYKPLVDAVMDAAKVLRGEMTAAELAFKLPEGARAFGSKLPRPSALAKVTGTCDYGADLGLKMPEGTLHMALVQSPVSHANIVSIDTSEALAMPGVHAVLTHADVKGKNRITGLITFPTNKGDGWDRPILCDTKVFQYGDAVAIVCAESEKLARAAAEKVKVAYEELPAYMSAPAAMAEDALEIHPGTPNVYYIQKIAKGPETAPIFEKADVVAEDDFYVGRQPHMPIEPDVGFAYVNDEGKLVIHSKSIGLHLHLYMIAPGLGVEPDNLVLVQNPTGGTFGYKFSPTMEALVGVAALATGKPVHLRYNYQQQMAYTGKRSPFFMNVRFAADKSGKLLAMESDWTVDHGPYSEFGDLLTLRGAQFIGAGYAIPAIRGEGRTVCTNHAWGSAFRGYGSPQSEFASEVLMDELAEKLGMDPLELRYKNAYRKGDTTPTGQDPEVYSLPEMLDTMRPKYQAALAKAKANSTAEVKRGVGLSLGVYGAGLDGPDSSEAWIELNADGGVTVYSCWEDHGQGADSGAQCTAHEGLLPLGVPPEKIRLVMNDTSKAPNSGPAGGSRSQVMTGNAIRVGCELLLKAMQKPGGGYRTYDEMVAEKLPLRYSGKWTAPATNCDENGQGNPFCCYMYGLFLAEVAVEIATGKTTVEKMTLVADLGALANKLVVDGQMYGGLAQGIGLALTEDYEDIKKHSTLAGAGFPFIKQIPDDMELIYVESKRPDGPFGASGSGELPLTCPHAAISNAIKNACGVRITKLPALPEKVLAGLTALG
- the trsM gene encoding DVU_1556 family methyltransferase; translation: MTSPCATLAPVAPTAAPLSGPLYRRADFRAVAGDALRPGGLGLTARGLDAAGFAPGDMVADVGCGPGASVEFLRQRGLRALGVEADPGFAAEAAGRVPGRVIVARAGALPLPDGVLDGALCECALSAFADSRAALAELTRVLAQGGRLVVADLYRRDGADGDGRADGACTAGAMTREAFLAELSRAGLAPILFEDHSRLLAELAGRLLFAGCDAADLAPALSGGAGGCACGVGPRRPRPGYFLCVAVKEVS
- a CDS encoding pyridine nucleotide-disulfide oxidoreductase/dicluster-binding protein is translated as MDQNELRGWEARCIQEEPPGCRAACPLHVDVRAFMEAMAAGKTAAARKILERTMPLPGVLARLCDHPCEAACLRRDLGGALAIGDLERFCVENAPAGGKPLVLPAKGKRAAVLGAGLAALTVSSELTRKGYAVTVFFPESAPGGWLGHVPAHLLPPDVLAAEAAMLARMGVSFAPGTVLSKDFLGTTRVNYDAAFVEYGAGSDGTGPGLCPADRTDVDPVTLAADDPSVCFGGWPLPDGTRSPMACAADGRRAAATLDRFMSNVSATASREREGASGTRLFTQTAGVAAVPRLLPADAAAGFSAAEAMAEAARCLRCECLECVKVCAYLERYKGYPKTYARRFYNNAAIVQGHHQANRMINSCSLCGLCAEVCPEGFAMAELSLLARRDMVARGKMPPSAFEFALMDMAQSDSAACALAKPGPGAATCGHVFFPGCQLAGASPGLTHAAYDFLRGALQGGVGVMLGCCGVPGRWAGREDLFAASMARFRADWERLGRPRVVAACATCLKTFTEAAPDIPAVSLWQVLAEETGLPPGAATAPEAQTLAVHDPCSSRHDPKTRAAVRELLSRLGVKALEPPLTGQYTECCGYGGLMWNADPDMARTVAARRAGAAPQDYAVSCAMCRDMLWRAGNRAVHLLDLIFPGERPGGPTVEQPAGLSARRRNRAGLKRDILRAVYGEEETGMEETGGVTVTMAPEVLARLEERRILDTDVRAVVARAEATGERFLDKATGRFLASARLCNVTFWVLYDKNDGGCTVHDAYCHRMEVPGASMAAGGGPDGGPNAGPHAGTDAAGPRKERP
- a CDS encoding molybdopterin-binding protein, yielding MREVAVEDAVGLVLCHDITRIVPGEFKGPAFKKGHVVTQNDIHELLRVGKEHLYVLDPMPGYLHEDEAARRIATAVAGDNLTLTPACEGRVNLSANVQGLLVVDPDILFQVNALGEIALASLHTLQEVQAGQLVAGTRVIPLVIDEEKIRRVEEVCADKTVVTVRPFKSCRVGVVTTGSEVYHGRIKDAFGPVLRKKFTRLGSHVIAQRITSDDEAMTAAAIRDLIDDGADLIAVTGGMSVDPDDRTPAAIRAAGGRQVVYGAPTFPGAMFLLAHIGDVPVVGLPGCVMYHRASIFDLIVPRILAGIKVAASDVAALGHGGFCAACAECRYPHCAFGKG
- a CDS encoding DVU_1557 family redox protein, which codes for MSMEPAYAPDAGDWTCGRCGGPLLQSKVEVSYLGSVFAVILPTCPACGLTLVPKSLAEGKMAEVEALLEDK
- a CDS encoding DVU_1555 family C-GCAxxG-C-C protein → MTSSLDIAPLVGRGYCCSQAMALLALEAMGRENPELVRAMFGLCRGLAQTGGTCGILTGGCCVLGLYVAKGADEEEAHPMANPVVAEFADWFREKTAVYGGDTCPAILGEHDPHGPSPAHCGTLLAESWDHILEILTAYGIDPTLPRGEG
- the trsS gene encoding radical SAM (seleno)protein TrsS codes for the protein MIPATRPVDREPDTASVCPVCLRRLDAWRVVRGDTVFLVKRCPEHGDFTAPVWRGQPDFSAWKRPKRPSAPRRAFTAVDRGCPFDCGLCPEHGQHTCTALIEVTARCDLGCPVCFASSGPGNATADPPLSRIAFLLDRVGQASGRCNLQISGGEPALRSDLPAIGEMAKARGFPFVQLNTNGLRLAADADFARSLAGGGFDSVFLQFDAVTDEAYRALRGRPLFDLKKRAVAAAVRAGLGVVLVPTVIPGINDGELGDIVRLALSFGPGVRGVHIQPAAAFGRHPWPGRDDRRLTLPEVMAALVRQSQGLLRLEDFHPPGCEHSLCSFSAVYQRTPSGGLTPAPKAGGCCDAAPAADPILAEEGARRAKAFTAKHWAAPGPDAAPAAPVDDFDRFLAKAATGGRFTLSGMAFMDAWTLDLERVRGCCIHEVSPEGLLIPFCLYNLSASDGRTLYRPQPGGHGRAGA